A part of Actinomycetota bacterium genomic DNA contains:
- a CDS encoding NAD(P)-dependent alcohol dehydrogenase — protein sequence MTMRGLPYAVRPQFGLRRPRTTRLGGDVAGRVEAVGRAVARLRPGDEVFADVTTGGFAEYVSIPEDVVEGKPANLTFEQAAAVPLAALTALQGLRDHGRVQAGQRVLIIGASGGVGTFAVQLAKWLGAEVTGVCSTRNLELVRSLGADRVVDYTKEDFAGNGRRYDVIFQLAGTRSPSDCRRALTPRGTLTLSSGDSDGRWIGPIDRMVKAVVLSPFVPQRLGAFLARPSRADLALVRELIEAGTVTPVIDRTYPLPEVADAIRYLETGRARGKVVVTVPARSR from the coding sequence ATGACCATGCGGGGCCTGCCGTACGCCGTCCGCCCGCAGTTCGGGCTGCGCCGGCCGAGGACCACGCGGCTCGGCGGCGACGTGGCCGGGCGGGTCGAGGCGGTCGGCAGGGCCGTGGCCCGGCTGCGCCCGGGCGACGAGGTGTTCGCCGACGTCACGACGGGCGGCTTCGCCGAGTACGTCTCCATCCCCGAGGACGTGGTCGAGGGCAAGCCGGCCAACCTGACCTTCGAGCAGGCGGCGGCCGTGCCCCTGGCCGCGCTGACCGCCCTGCAGGGCCTGCGCGACCACGGACGGGTCCAGGCGGGCCAGCGGGTCCTGATCATCGGCGCGTCCGGCGGCGTCGGCACCTTCGCCGTGCAGCTCGCCAAGTGGCTCGGCGCCGAGGTGACCGGCGTCTGCAGCACCAGGAACCTGGAGCTGGTCCGCTCGCTCGGTGCCGACCGGGTCGTGGACTACACGAAGGAGGACTTCGCCGGCAACGGGCGGCGCTACGACGTCATCTTCCAGCTGGCCGGGACCCGCTCGCCGTCGGACTGCCGGCGCGCGCTCACCCCCAGGGGGACGCTCACGCTGAGCAGCGGCGACTCGGACGGCCGCTGGATCGGGCCCATCGACCGGATGGTCAAGGCGGTCGTGCTGTCGCCGTTCGTGCCCCAGCGGCTGGGCGCGTTCCTGGCCAGGCCGAGCCGGGCCGACCTGGCGCTCGTGCGGGAGCTGATCGAGGCGGGCACGGTCACCCCGGTGATCGACCGGACCTACCCGCTGCCCGAGGTCGCCGACGCCATCCGCTACCTGGAGACGGGCCGCGCCCGGGGCAAGGTCGTCGTCACCGTTCCCGCGAGGTCCCGGTGA
- a CDS encoding plastocyanin/azurin family copper-binding protein: protein MTAVRRLPALLVPLALAAVVLAGCGGDEGGGAGAAAPVTGVTEVAAENNHFSPAAIQVPAGTTVTWEFKDRFVPHDVTADGWSSGDPQRSGSYAHTFDQPGTYPYRCTLHDGMTGQVVVTGTSRER, encoded by the coding sequence GTGACCGCCGTGCGCCGCCTCCCCGCCCTGCTGGTCCCCCTGGCCCTGGCCGCCGTGGTCCTCGCCGGCTGCGGCGGCGACGAGGGCGGCGGCGCCGGCGCCGCCGCCCCGGTGACCGGGGTGACCGAGGTCGCCGCCGAGAACAACCACTTCTCCCCCGCCGCCATCCAGGTCCCGGCCGGCACCACCGTCACCTGGGAGTTCAAGGACCGCTTCGTCCCCCACGACGTCACCGCCGACGGCTGGAGCTCGGGCGACCCCCAGCGCAGCGGGTCCTACGCCCACACCTTCGACCAGCCCGGCACCTACCCTTACCGCTGCACCCTCCACGACGGCATGACCGGCCAGGTGGTCGTCACCGGGACCTCGCGGGAACGGTGA
- a CDS encoding hemerythrin domain-containing protein, protein MTQAYAIPLDPGLLLALHARVEQQFEAYEAAEGSHAGRRQAVAAMAAALATHVAVEDELLYPALQACTGRHDPEIERQLQQDHLLDLVMVELGGMLPADRGYDGKVRVLMQVFRQHARDAEALLLPELRRRLGPAELELLGRRVRERVGQLEGRPRRGW, encoded by the coding sequence ATGACCCAGGCCTACGCCATCCCCCTCGACCCGGGGCTGCTGCTCGCCCTGCACGCGCGGGTCGAGCAGCAGTTCGAGGCCTACGAGGCCGCCGAGGGCAGCCACGCCGGCCGCCGCCAGGCCGTCGCCGCCATGGCGGCCGCCCTGGCCACCCACGTCGCCGTCGAGGACGAGCTGCTCTACCCGGCCCTGCAGGCGTGCACCGGGCGCCACGACCCCGAGATCGAGCGCCAGCTCCAGCAGGACCACCTGCTCGACCTGGTCATGGTCGAGCTCGGCGGCATGCTCCCGGCCGACCGCGGCTACGACGGCAAGGTCCGGGTCCTCATGCAGGTGTTCCGCCAGCACGCCCGCGACGCCGAGGCGCTGCTCCTGCCCGAGCTGCGGCGCCGGCTGGGGCCGGCCGAGCTGGAGCTGCTCGGCCGCCGGGTCCGCGAGCGGGTCGGCCAGCTCGAGGGCCGCCCGCGGCGGGGCTGGTGA